The stretch of DNA GTAATCCATACTCCAAAAAACATAGGTTTAAAATATCCTGCAATACAATAAACTCCTTCACGGTTATCATAAGATTTTAATGGTTTATATCTTGGGTCTAATGATTGTTCATAGGATGATACATATTCTTCCAATCTATCTATTTGCTGGTTAATAGGGTCAGTATCTACAAATATTACATCTCCCAATCCTTTTGTAATCTTCCCATTTTCAATGTTATAAACCAGAGGAATTTCTTTATCGATATACAATATTGCCATAATTTCACCGATTTATGTTTTTTTAGGTGAAATTTAATGAAATTTTTTATTTCATCCGATAATTTCACCAATTATTATATTCTATTAATGATATACTACTACGGGATTATTCCTCTTTTTTAGGTAATTCTGGGGTGTATAATACACAACATGCATCGTTAAGTGATTGTTTTACGAATTTGTAGTATGCTATTGCAAACAATATTAATGATACCACAATAGATATTGCATCTAATTTTGCCATTGAAAATATAAACCAGGTTAATAATCCACAGGCTATTGCATTAATAAATGTTCTTTTATGACTTTCGTTTGGACCTAAACAAGCGTTAAATGGATGTAATATAGCCATACCTGGTGCTATAAATGCCAAGGCTATAATTCCGTTTTTTATTGCTCCTGGTATAATTATGTCTGGGGAAAATCCACCAGCATATGCTGAACAGAAACCAAGTATTGAGAGTGTTCCCATAAGTGAAAGTTTTGTCATGGATTGAACCATAATTGGAATCTTCATACCTATTGGTTTTACTGTTAATTTACCAACGATTAAACCTAATATAACAGCCACAACTGCTGCTACTATTGGTATAGTAACATTAGGGATTCCAAATGCTTTTGGTAATAATACCCCTGCAATTGCGGAGATAGTACCCATACCTAAACTAACCATACCTATGGATGGGACACCAGTCCCTAATCCGTATGCTGCTACCTTCCTTGTAACATTTGCTCCTGCTACGGTAGCTGCTACTGCCAATAATCCTCCAATTAACATAGATATTTGAGGCACATATTGTGAAATATACATACCAATAATTGAGAGAACAACACCTGCTATTAAAACCTGATTTTCAGGATAAAGTTCAGCGGCGTGACCTCCACCACCATGACTCATGATTACACCTCATATTTATTTCATAACATTATTTCATATATATTTCAAATATACCCATTTTTAATTCAACTAATTTTAACTAAGAAAGTTAAACTTCCTATTTATTAAATTCCAAGAGACATTCCTGCTATAACAATACCAGCTATTACTGAACCTACTGTTGAAGCTATAATTCCATTTGGTATTTTTTTGAATTTTGGGTCGTGGAATCCTTCTATTGTTCCTCCTATGTTGTATGATGCAAGAACTGCATTCATGAAGAAAAATCCAACAGCAATAATACCTGCAACCTCTGAACTAAACCCTAACAATTTAAATGCAACATAAGCCAATCCTCCACCGATACCACCTAATGCTGCTCCAATTAAACCACTAATAAAACATACAGTTGGTATTCCATGCCCAGTAGTTCCAGGAGTTATATATGATTTTTGATAATCTCCGGTAATTGGGTCTTTATCACATTTATCAGCAGCTGGAACAACACCTACACCATAGACATAAATCAATTGACCAATTAACATTGTTAATCCAAGCATTATCATAGAGCCTACTGCTCCTGATAACAATATCAAGGTTAAATGCACAGGATTTGAAAGTGAAATACCACTTTGAGCGGCCATTACCGCAGCAGCCATTAAACCAGTAAATCCAGCACCTGCTGCCAACTGAGTAGTTCCTGTTCCTACCCCAGTTGATGTAGCCATTGCCGCAGGAGCTCCTCCTACTGGAACAAAATGCACACTTGCATTAATTATAGCACCTGCAACTGTAATCTCTGCAATGGGTATTATCAAGCTTACAGCATCCATAATTATCACCAAATTTATAATTTAAATTATTGTTATAATATTTTTACCTATCCGTATATGGACCATATTTTTTTCTTGCATATACTTCAAT from Methanothermococcus okinawensis IH1 encodes:
- the mtrC gene encoding tetrahydromethanopterin S-methyltransferase subunit MtrC; this translates as MSHGGGGHAAELYPENQVLIAGVVLSIIGMYISQYVPQISMLIGGLLAVAATVAGANVTRKVAAYGLGTGVPSIGMVSLGMGTISAIAGVLLPKAFGIPNVTIPIVAAVVAVILGLIVGKLTVKPIGMKIPIMVQSMTKLSLMGTLSILGFCSAYAGGFSPDIIIPGAIKNGIIALAFIAPGMAILHPFNACLGPNESHKRTFINAIACGLLTWFIFSMAKLDAISIVVSLILFAIAYYKFVKQSLNDACCVLYTPELPKKEE
- the mtrD gene encoding tetrahydromethanopterin S-methyltransferase subunit D produces the protein MDAVSLIIPIAEITVAGAIINASVHFVPVGGAPAAMATSTGVGTGTTQLAAGAGFTGLMAAAVMAAQSGISLSNPVHLTLILLSGAVGSMIMLGLTMLIGQLIYVYGVGVVPAADKCDKDPITGDYQKSYITPGTTGHGIPTVCFISGLIGAALGGIGGGLAYVAFKLLGFSSEVAGIIAVGFFFMNAVLASYNIGGTIEGFHDPKFKKIPNGIIASTVGSVIAGIVIAGMSLGI
- a CDS encoding tetrahydromethanopterin S-methyltransferase subunit B, which gives rise to MAILYIDKEIPLVYNIENGKITKGLGDVIFVDTDPINQQIDRLEEYVSSYEQSLDPRYKPLKSYDNREGVYCIAGYFKPMFFGVWITLGIGAILALLMGIKF